The Marasmius oreades isolate 03SP1 chromosome 9, whole genome shotgun sequence sequence ATGCAAGTCTAGGTTGCTATCGTCTCGTGGCAGCATATGTCTTCCACGGTGGAGATCCGAGGGGCCCACCGCCGGCTGCTTATCTGGGAAATCTTGGTCATTGGGACGCAATTATGACCGGTAAATAAGTGTTAAATTGTTCGAGGACTGAACTGATTGATTCTTACAGAGGTTCTCTACGCCACGCAGGAAGTAATCGGAGGTGCAGCTGCAGTCAGTATCCATGCCATCAAGATTTTTCTAGTCACTAACATATGATCAGATCTATCGATGCTGGATACTGTGGAACAAGCAGTTCAAAGTAGTCGCCCTACCCATGCTTTTGCTTATCGTGACCATTGGTGAGTATCATACTGATGTTTCGTTTAATTAGTGAATTTATGTTGGACAGTGTTTGGTTATTGGTGCAATGCCTTATTCGCGAGGCAAGGGACCAACGAAGGTACTCTGGGCGAGCAAAAGCAGCTTATCAATGGGATCCGTACATTCTATGCTGTGGCCGTCGTCCAGAACATCCTTACTACTGGTTTGATGATCTACGCCATCTATCGAAACTATCGAAACACTGTCGGTACCAATCTCAAAACGTAAGTTGTGCTTTTGACGAATAACAAACTGTCATATTCATTCTCGCACGGGGGTTCAGTTATGGAGGCATCCGCATGACTTGGTTAATGCGGACCATGGTCGAGGCTGCAGCTCTCCAACTGTTAATTGAATTCCTTCTTCTCGTACTCTTTTTGGTTGGAACAAGTAAGTGTTGAAGCACCCACTTCAAGTCCAGATCTAGTAACCAACCTACTACAGACGTCCAGTACATCTTCCTCAACGCTGTGGTTCCCGTCATCGGCATTACATTCAACGCCATGACCATCTCTTACCGCTTGAGATTGTTGACTGAAACCCGTGGAAATAGCATCTGGACTTCGTCCAAGACTATGCCTCACAGCAGTGGTCAAATGCCATCAAGAAGTGATTACTCGCGACCCAGCCGTGTTGATGTGGACGTTGACGTGGTTGAATTAACTGACATGAACGGCTCTGCGTACCGTTCGAAGGAAACAGATCATAGCTTCGGCGAGGTCTCATAGATGAACAATATCCCAGAGGATTAAACATCCACTTTGGGACGGTTTCGGATTGATACCACTCGGTTCTGTCTGTTCTAGGGCCTATCTAGTTTGATTATCTAGTATCTATTTACTTTCCTGAATTGTAAACGATTTAACTTTGCATTGAGAGCATATATAAATGTCTGGTCTGGAGTTGGAACAGTTTCAAGATCTCAATTGGAGTAACACGAAGCTGAAGAGGGCAAATAAATATCCGCGCTCCCAGGTCTCTGCAATCCTCTTCGACACTACGATCATCTCCActctctcatcttcctcgaacCACAATGCTTGAAGTTGAATCTTGGCCCGCCATCTGTTTACAACATCATGAATAAATCTCGCCGTTATAGGAACCTTATGCCATGAATATAATGCAGTCCTTGAGAAAATGGAATGCCTGGAGTTCTGACATGGGTAATGTCAATTGGAACGAAGTCGGTAAGTTACGAAAAACTTTTTTCGACAGTCACTGATATGGCCATCTGCAACACAACGCAGTATGACATGTCCTGGTGTTTCATAGTGAAGACGACAAGCTCGACAGAGATATCGTTCACGATTGTCTGTAGTAGCTGGTAGTTGGCGTGGGGCCGCTTTATACGGTCTCAGATTCCCAAGCGTAAATGAATGGACAGGAGGCAGACTTTCGACGCACCATATCTCCCAGTAACAGACAAGTGATGGATATACAACGCAGTCTGTTCCTTTGGGGTGCAATTAATGTGATTGGACAGTGAAGCATCAGCGCTGGTCGTAAGGTGAAAATCGTGCTCTGTCGAGATCAGACCGTGGTACATACGCTTAAAAGTTTGTATCTGTGAGCATATTTGATTATTGGGACATACTCACAGCGTAAATCAGCAGGCCGAACGCGATATCAGTATGATCTTCCCGTGGTTCCTATCACCATAATTATCCTCATCTGATATCTTCCGTTGATTATTGATTCCATATGTGCGATGCGGTTTGTCCATTTTGACGTTCGATTTGCGGTGGATAGAGTCGATAGCGGAGTTTCTCACTGTCGAGGGCTGGGAAAACGTAAGTTCTTGTTCTTTTGTAATTCTCTCCTGCCGTATCGTTTACTTACAGGGTGGTTGTCTTTCTAAGCTGTTGACCGTGATTACTGCAACATCAATGGATGGATGAACGGAACGAGTAGCATTGGGAGTATTGGATGAGGTAGGATGTTAGACGCCGCGTCAACCTGCATCGAAAATAGCCAGCTGGTTGGTCACAAATATCCATCGTCAGGATACAGTAGTCGCCAGAATTGACCATTACTATTCTGggtagggatatgcaacacgTCTGAGATCCATTTACACACACCACATACCGTCTTAAAAATTTGACCAGAACAGTTTATTAGTGCTCAAATTGTTAACCTGAATTTAGCTGAAttttaggagacttgtacgaagtctcggagagtgtccgagggtggaacgagaagtgcaaaactttttgtcacgtatcgtcacgtccggcaagACATCGGCAAGACATTCTGCACAGCCAAGCCTCGCCGTCGCCTACCGGTCGTTTGGGGACTTTTGGGACTCGTTTTGCTTATTTTACACTACCTTTCACTCCCCCGTCTCTACAAACTTGTATTTAGCCTTATCAGTGTTGTTTACATCTTGCTATGTCTTAATATTTCTACTCTACAACGAGAATTACACTGTTCCTGGCTTGTCACGCCATGATCACCACAGACACTTCACTGTATTTTAATTGTCTTGTTGGATCCTGTGTATTCCGGTGGCCAcaattgtacatacaagctcgtATGTACTCTAAGAAGCTTGTAAAAAATTTTTGAGCCCACAAAACGACGGGAACACTCTGTTTTATGATATGTTACATATCCCGGTGCTTTACACATCGAAACCCAAAATAGTACAGCCTTTGTCGATGCGATCTTGCGCCCGTTCTAAGAATAGAAAAACACGCTCGGCGCCCAGTACCTCTTCATCCCTCTTCCCTGGACCCTCTCTCACTTTCCGAGGTCATTTCTTCGGTGATAGTGCTCCTGATCATCTTCAGCGGTTGGGATGTATGGGAATGATGGTCGGATCATTGCTGGGAATGTTGAAGAAGGAGCTGGAAGTGACAGAAGTGACGGAAGCTGATTAGAATGTAATCTTGCAGAATACGGCGTGTCTCGTGGGTGGGGGCGATCTTCCCTCACTCCCGCACTCGACCAGTACTTACAGCCTGCAATGTCACTCCCCTAAAATTCGTGGACTCGTCCATATAAGGAAAATGGCCTTCGACGAGTGTCAAACCTCGTAATATGATTGCAGGCAGGCAAGGCGGCTTGATGCCAGTAACAGATACAAACTGCCAGTCGCTGCCTGTTGCTGCCCTATATGTAGCGGTGTTACCCCCTCTTACCCACCCCATAATCCAGGCAAGCAGCCATGGACAAAGCACCGGCATCACGTGAGCTTGGCGTCCTCTTTTCGAACCTCAGCGTCCTTGGTTCTGGTTCAGCGGCGTCGTATCATCTTACCTTTGAGTCGTTCTTCAACCCACGACATCTCTCGGATTTCCTCAACGAGTTCTTGCGGCCGCCCAGAAAGCGAATTCTGGACGAGTTCGAGGGTGTGGTATGGCCCGGCCAAATGCTACGTGCGTGTGCTTTCCACTTGCTCGCAACACGCCTAACCCTTCTCTAGTCGTCCTCGGACGTCCATCCGCAGGCTGTTCCACACTCCTCAAGACTCTCTCCTGCCAAACCCACTCCTTTTCCTCAGTCGAAGGCTCGGTCCATCTCGGCCCGTTCACTCCCGCCGAGATCTCGTCCCGTCTCCGCGGCGACGTCACTTACTGCCCCGAAGACGATATCCACTTCCCCACACTCACCGTCCACCAAACGCTTTCCTTCGCCGCAACGACTCGCACCCCGCGAGGTTCCACTCCTCAACAATTCCGCAGCCAACTCGTCGATGTATTGCAGAACATCCTTGGACTGTCCCATACTCGCAACACCGTCGTCGGCAACGAAGCCTTGCGCGGTGTCAGCGGTGGAGAGAAAAAACGTGTCAGTGTCGGAGAAATGCTGGCTGTTCGTTCCTCTCTGGGCTGCTGGGACAACACAACTCGTGGATTGGACTCGTCTACTGCCTTGGACTTGATACGGCATTTTAGAACCGCAACATCTCTACCGAAAGGAAGGCTCACGACCATTATGGCCCTTTATCAGGCTAGTGATGCCCTTTATGATGTCTTCGATAAGACCTGTCTTTTGTATCAGGGGAGGATGGTGTATTTTGGTCCCGCCCACATGGCCAGGGCCTATTTCGAAGAGCTGGGTTTTGAGAGGGCTAGTGAGGGTCAAACCGTTGGCGATTTCTTGGTTAGCGGTAAGCTGTGTTGCATTTCTCCATTGTCCAGCAGCACCGCTAATCCCTTGCAGTGACTGATCCAAACGAGAGAATCGTTCGCAACGGTTTTGAATCCTCTGCACCTCGTACCCCCGCCGAGTTCGCTCAAAGGTTCCTGGACAGTGAACTGGGCAGGCTAAACCGTGAGGAAATGCAAACATATCGTCGCGACATCCTAGGAACCGAACCGAACAAAGCCCAGCAACTCAAAGACCGGTACATGGAGAGTATTGCTCAAGACAAGTCTCGTTCTCTCCCAAAGACCAGTCCGTTTACGGTATCGATGTGGGCTCAGTTGCTTGCATTGATGATGAGGAGAGTGCACATTTTGAGGGGGAGTATTAGGGACCAGTTTATGATTTTTGCGTCAGTCTTTTCTTTTATCCAATGCTCTCGTATCTGACGCGAATCTCATCCAAGCTCCTTTGTCATTTTTGGTATCGTCCTTGGCACCGTCTATTACAATTCTCCAGTATCCACCGATGCGTATTTCTCTAGAGCTGGCGCTTTGTTTTAGTACGTTCGTCCCCCCCCCCTGGCCCTGACCATTCTCACCTCCGTTATCTACAGCACTGTTCTCTTTCTCACCCTCTCTTCAATGTCCGAAATCCCCATCCTCTTCTCTCAACGTCCCATCGTCATCCGTCAATACCACGCCGCCCTCTACCTCCCCTTCCTCGAGGCTCTCTCCCAAACCCTCGTCGACATCCCCATCTCCTTCATAACCACCCTCGTTTATAGCATTATCATCTACTTCATGGTTGGCCTTCAAACCACCGCTGCCCAATTCTTCACCTTCTTTGTCACCCTTTTCGCATtggcgatgacgatgaaggtcTTTATAAGGAGTCTCAGCGCAGCTGTCGGGTCTCCAGCTCCAGCCCAGACCTTGGCTGGTGTTGCCTTGCTGGCGTTGATTTTGTACACTGGCTTTGCGTTGCCAAGGCCGAGTATGATTGGGGGGTTGAGATGGATAACTTATCTTAACGTGCGTCCTTTTCTCTGTTTCTCTGTTTCTCTGGCGCTTAATCTTTCACAGCCAAGTCGTTGGGGTTTCGAGATCCTTATGTCCAACGAGTTCCATACCATCAATGCGACTTGCTCTAATCTCGTTCCATCTGGTCCTGGATACTCGGATAACCTCAACGTTTCTCTGGCCAACCAGGCTTGTGCGACGCTTGGGAAGGTGCCCGGACAGAGTACGGTGGATGGAAATGCTTACATTGATTTGAGTTATCAGTACAAGTATGTAAATGCTTGGAGAGTGAGTGCCACGTCGTTCATTCTTGCTATACACTAACACTTCTACAGAACCTCGGTATCGTCTTTGCCTACGgagtcctcttcctcctcctcctactTGTTTTCACTGAAATCAACACCTGGATTGCGACACAGAGGGAGGTCACCTACTTTACTCGGACTTCTTCTGGTGTCTCCCCCCTTCTTGACAACGGAGCCGGTGACGAGGAAGCAAGTGTAGCGGAGAAAGACTCGTCGGCGGCTCCTGGTCCCACCACGAAGCCCTCTAGCACCACCGGTCCTAATACCCAAACCCAACCCAGAAAGATCTTCACCTGGCACCACCTCACCTACGATGTCCCCATCGCGGGAGGTGACACTCGTAGACTCCTAGACAACGTCTCAGGATTTGTCGCTCCCGGAAAACTCACAGCTCTCATGGGTGCAAGTGGAGCTGGCAAAACTACTCTACTCAACACACTCGCTCAACGTATCTCGATTGGAGTAGTCTCAGGGGACGTTTTTGTTGGTGGAAAGACCTTGCCTGCGGATTTCCAAGCCCAGACGGGATATTGTCAGCAGCTGGATGTTCATTTGCCTACGTGTACTGGTGGGCTACCATCTAACTCTGAGCCTTGTCACATTGAACTAATGGGGTTCTTTGGGTAGTTCGTGAAGCCTTATCCTTCTCAGCCAAACTTCGTCAACCAAAATATGTCCCTGTGGCGGAGAAAGAGGCGTAGTGAGCTTCCCCACTCCTAATCTTCCGCAACCTCATAACTCATTTATATCAACCAGCGTCGACACAGTCCTTCGCATGTGCGGATTAGAGAATTACGAGCATGCCATCATTGGCTCTCTCAATTTGGAATTCAGCAAGCGCACAACCATTGCCGTAGAACTCGCCGCCAAGCCCGAGTTGCTTTTATTCCTTGATGAGCCGACGACGGGATTGGACTCGCAGAGTGCTTGGGCCATTGTGACGTTTTTGAAAGAGTTGGCGCGGGAAGGGCAGGCGGTGCTTTGTACGTGAGTAACCCATCATCActtttccacttcttcttAACACTGACTGATGGGTTTATAAGTATTCATCAGCCCTCTGCCGAACTGTTCAACATGTTTGATAGGATACTTCTTCTGAAAAGCGGGGGTCAGACCGTGTATCAAGGAGAACTTGGAACCCATGGCCGGTCTCTTATTAAGTATTTCGAGCAGAACGGGGCTAGGCAATGTCCGACGGATGCCAATCCGTGAGTTTGAGCTTTTCCGTCCATCCGCATGAGAAATCCATACTCACCAATGGATCTCTCCTCTATAAGTGCTGAGTACATGCTCGATGTCATCGGGGCAGGAGTGGGACACGATAAAATCGACACAGGCAATGACTGGCACCAAATATGGGTCACCTCGCCGGAATCCAAACGACTCGATCAGGAACTCGATGGCATTTTGGAAAACGGACGAAAAAACTCGGACGTCGATGCACGGCAACGCGGGGAGTTTGCGAGTAGCTGGTATACCCAGATGACCACTCTTCTCAAGAGGGATTTCCAGCGACATTGGAGAGATCCGATGTATATGATGAACAAGCTTATGTTGAATATCATTGGAGGGGTGTTTATGGGTTTCACCTTTTTTCAGGCCAAGGATACGTTACAGGGAACACAGGACAAAGTGTTTGTGAGTGCCCTCATGATAGGGTTTCTGATGGGTCTTCATTGACGCCCTATTCATTATACAGGCCACGTTCATGGCTTTCATCCTCTCTGCCCCCATCGGTGATCAGATTCACATCCCTTTCATACAGACTCGCAGTATATACGAGCTGCGAGAGCGTGCCAGTCGCATTTACAGCTGGACAGCTCTGACTACTGCTCAGCTTATAGCTGAAACCGTCCTCAACGTCATTGGGTCCACTgttttcttcgtcatctGGTATTGGATCGTCGGCCTTCCAACAGACCGT is a genomic window containing:
- a CDS encoding uncharacterized protein (antiSMASH:Cluster_9.2); the encoded protein is MAGSINIDYNVLFLIAGWIEAVAYGFLFCIFCVTLYFTFGGTRRSYDNHSKILLGISTSLFLIATVHASLGCYRLVAAYVFHGGDPRGPPPAAYLGNLGHWDAIMTEVLYATQEVIGGAAAIYRCWILWNKQFKVVALPMLLLIVTIVFGYWCNALFARQGTNEGTLGEQKQLINGIRTFYAVAVVQNILTTGLMIYAIYRNYRNTVGTNLKTYGGIRMTWLMRTMVEAAALQLLIEFLLLVLFLVGTNVQYIFLNAVVPVIGITFNAMTISYRLRLLTETRGNSIWTSSKTMPHSSGQMPSRSDYSRPSRVDVDVDVVELTDMNGSAYRSKETDHSFGEVS